The following are encoded in a window of Vigna unguiculata cultivar IT97K-499-35 chromosome 8, ASM411807v1, whole genome shotgun sequence genomic DNA:
- the LOC114193175 gene encoding serine acetyltransferase 1, chloroplastic-like: MLRKHSLLRSTPKQVSLFFVSHFHSTLFTPSPKQVFQTHWWGYPKSFKPSFTFTPFCRHSVSTLHSGSSVEQIEDDEVIERDVWMKMKDEARFDVTVEPILSSYYNTSILSHKSLETALANHLAVKLSSASLPSSTLSDLFVTVLETDEAMMGAVKSDLVAVKERDPACLSHVHCFLNFKGFLACQAHRVAHKLWLQRRKVLAVMIQNRVSEVFAVDIHPGAKIGSGILLDHATGIVVGETAVIGNNVSILHSVTLGGTGKVSGDRHPKIGDGVLIGAGTCILGNIRVGEGAKIGAGSVVIKDVPPRTTVVGNPAKLVGGKNNPVKLDKIPSLTMDHTSHISDFYDYCV; the protein is encoded by the coding sequence ATGTTGAGAAAGCACTCCCTTTTGCGTTCAACACCAAAACAAGTTTCGCTCTTTTTCGTTAGCCACTTCCACTCCACCCTTTTCACTCCATCACCAAAACAAGTGTTCCAAACCCATTGGTGGGGTTACCCCAAAAGCTTCAAACCTAGTTTCACTTTCACACCCTTTTGCAGACACAGTGTCAGCACCCTGCACAGTGGTTCCTCTGTAGAACAAATCGAAGATGATGAAGTTATTGAGCGAGATGTTTGGATGAAGATGAAAGACGAAGCAAGATTCGATGTCACTGTGGAACCCATCTTGTCAAGTTACTACAACACTTCCATTCTCTCTCACAAATCATTGGAAACCGCGTTGGCGAATCACCTTGCCGTGAAACTCAGCAGTGCGTCGCTTCCTAGCAGCACCCTTTCTGATCTTTTCGTGACGGTTTTGGAGACTGATGAAGCCATGATGGGTGCTGTGAAGAGTGATCTGGTTGCAGTTAAGGAGAGAGACCCGGCATGCCTGAGCCACGTGCACTGCTTCTTGAATTTCAAAGGCTTTCTGGCATGTCAAGCTCACAGGGTGGCTCACAAACTGTGGCTTCAGAGAAGGAAGGTTCTTGCTGTCATGATTCAGAACCGGGTTTCTGAGGTTTTTGCGGTGGATATTCATCCGGGGGCGAAGATTGGAAGTGGGATTTTGCTGGATCATGCAACTGGGATTGTGGTGGGAGAAACGGCTGTGATAGGGAACAATGTGTCAATTCTGCATAGTGTGACATTGGGAGGGACTGGTAAGGTTTCTGGAGACAGACACCCAAAAATTGGTGATGGGGTGCTGATAGGTGCTGGAACATGTATTTTGGGGAATATTAGGGTTGGTGAAGGAGCAAAAATTGGTGCTGGTTCAGTTGTCATCAAGGATGTGCCTCCAAGGACTACTGTTGTTGGTAACCCTGCTAAGCTTGTAGGAGGAAAGAACAACCCTGTTAAGTTGGATAAGATTCCTAGCTTGACGATGGACCATACTTCACATATTTCTGATTTCTATGATTATTGTGTTTAG
- the LOC114195187 gene encoding pentatricopeptide repeat-containing protein At3g06920: MKILSRAQVLKFRFALKCGKIDPLSCKFSSSFSNGSSSESYGKAKVDSFMDDTSHSQDDALKSEAMRKTVHDVCRVLDTGPWGPALEDALNTFDDMPQPELVVGVVRRLKHVKLALQYFRWVETKTERPHCPEVYNALLMLMARTRNLDYLEQILEEMGQAGFGPSNNTCIELVSSFIKSRKLREAFGVIETMRKFKFRPAYSAYTTLIGALSAAHEADLMLTLLHQMQEIGYEVSVHLFTTLIRAFARDGRIDAALSLLDEMKSNSFNADIVLYNVCIDCFGKVGKLDMAWKFFHEMKSQGLIPDDVTYTSMIGVLCKAERLDEAVELFEELDRNRSVPCVYAYNTMIMGYGSVGKFDKAYSLLERQKRKGCIPTVIAYNCILTCLGRKGKVEEAFRVFEEMKIDAAPNLATYNILVDMLCKAGDHEAALKVRDSMKEAGLFPNIMTVNIMIDRLCKAQRLDEACSLFLELDHKVCTPDTVTFCSLIDGLGRHGRVNDAYMLYEKMLDSDQTPNAVVYTSLIRNFFKCGRKEDGHKIYKEMMHRGCFPDLMLLNNYMDCVFKAGEIEKGRALFEEIKARGLTPDVRSYSILIHGLVKAGFSRETYKLFYEMKEQGLHLDTRAYNIVIDGFCKSGKVNKAYQLLEEMKAKGLPPTVVTYGSVIDGLAKIDRLDEAYMLFEEAKSKGVDLNVVVYSSLVDGFGKVGRIDEAYLILEELMQKDLTPNTYTWNCLLDALVKAEEIDESLVCFQNMKNLKCPPNEVTYSIMINGLCKVRKFNKAFVFWQEMQKEGLKPNTITYTTMISGLARVGNVLEAKDLFERFKSSGGIPDSACYNAMIEGLSNANKAMDAYTLFEETRLKGCRIYSKTCVVLLDALHKVDCLEQAAIVGAVLREMAKSQHATRLS, encoded by the exons ATGAAGATTCTCTCAAGGGCCCAAG TTCTAAAGTTTCGGTTTGCTCTTAAATGTGGGAAAATAGACCCTTTGTCTTGCAAGTTTTCATCCTCTTTTTCAAATGGGTCTTCGTCTGAATCGTATGGGAAAGCTAAAGTTGATTCCTTTATGGATGATACCTCCCATTCCCAAGACGATGCTTTGAAATCGGAGGCCATGAGGAAGACAGTGCATGATGTATGCCGGGTCTTGGACACTGGTCCCTGGGGACCTGCCCTTGAGGACGCCCTCAACACGTTTGATGACATGCCTCAACCAGAATTGGTAGTTGGAGTAGTAAGGAGGTTGAAGCATGTGAAGTTGGCATTGCAGTACTTTCGGTGGGTGGAGACAAAGACTGAACGGCCGCATTGCCCTGAAGTGTACAACGCACTTCTCATGCTCATGGCCAGGACAAGAAATTTGGACTACTTGGAACAGATTCTTGAAGAAATGGGTCAAGCTGGATTTGGACCCTCTAATAATACTTGTATCGAGTTGGTTTCTAGTTTTATCAAGTCTCGGAAGCTAAGAGAAGCTTTTGGTGTTATTGAAACTATGAGGAAGTTCAAGTTTCGCCCTGCTTATTCGGCTTATACCACACTGATTGGTGCTCTTTCTGCAGCTCATGAAGCCGATCTCATGCTCACTCTCTTGCATCAAATGCAGGAAATAGGTTATGAGGTAAGCGTACATTTGTTTACCACACTTATTCGTGCTTTTGCCAGGGATGGCCGCATTGATGCTGCTCTATCCTTGCTGGATGAGATGAAGAGTAACTCCTTTAATGCTGATATTGTTCTCTATAATGTATGCATTGACTGTTTCGGAAAAGTTGGTAAGTTGGATATGGCTTGGAAATTCTTTCATGAAATGAAATCACAAGGGTTGATACCTGATGACGTGACATATACTAGTATGATAGGGGTTCTTTGCAAGGCTGAGAGGTTGGATGAAGCTGTAGAGTTGTTTGAAGAGCTTGATAGAAACAGAAGTGTCCCTTGTGTTTACGCTTATAATACCATGATAATGGGTTATGGTTCAGTTGGGAAATTTGATAAAGCATACAGCTTACTTGAGAGGCAAAAGAGAAAAGGATGTATACCTACTGTAATTGCCTATAATTGCATTCTGACTTGCCTCGGAAGGAAGGGAAAAGTTGAGGAAGCATTTAGAGTCTTTGAAGAAATGAAAATAGATGCAGCACCAAATCTTGCAACCTACAATATTTTAGTTGACATGCTTTGTAAGGCAGGGGACCATGAAGCTGCTCTGAAAGTTCGGGACTCCATGAAAGAGGCTGGCTTATTCCCTAATATCATGACTGTAAATATTATGATTGATCGACTATGTAAAGCTCAAAGACTTGATGAAGCTTGTTCCTTATTTTTAGAATTGGACCATAAAGTTTGCACCCCTGACACAGTCACTTTTTGTTCACTTATTGATGGCCTAGGCAGACATGGCAGGGTGAACGATGCCTATATGCTTTATGAAAAGATGTTGGATTCTGATCAGACTCCAAATGCGGTGGTGTATACATCTCTTATTAGGAATTTCTTCAAGTGTGGTAGGAAGGAGGATGGTCACAAAATCTATAAAGAGATGATGCATAGGGGCTGTTTTCCTGATTTGATGCTCCTTAATAATTACATGGATTGTGTTTTCAAAGCTGGTGAAATTGAGAAAGGGAGGGCTTTGTTTGAAGAAATAAAGGCTCGGGGTTTAACTCCTGATGTTCGGAGCTACTCAATTTTAATTCATGGTCTTGTGAAAGCAGGATTTTCTAGAGAAACATACAAGTTGTTTTATGAGATGAAGGAGCAAGGACTACATTTGGACACCCGCGCTTACAACATTGTTATTGATGGATTTTGCAAGTCTGGAAAGGTCAACAAAGCTTACCAATTACTGGAGGAAATGAAggcaaagggtctcccaccaaCAGTTGTAACTTATGGTTCAGTCATTGATGGACTTGCCAAAATTGACAGACTTGATGAAGCATATATGTTATTTGAAGAAGCAAAATCAAAAGGTGTTGATTTGAACGTTGTGGTCTATAGTAGTCTTGTTGATGGGTTTGGGAAGGTTGGAAGGATTGACGAAGCATATCTAATTTTGGAGGAGTTGATGCAGAAAGATCTGACTCCAAACACGTACACATGGAACTGCTTACTTGATGCATTAGTGAAAGCTGAAGAAATTGATGAATCTCTTGTGTGCTTCCAGAACATGAAAAACTTGAAATGCCCTCCGAATGAAGTAACATATAGTATTATGATAAATGGTCTTTGTAAGGTTAGAAAGTTTAATAAGGCCTTTGTTTTTTGGCAAGAAATGCAGAAAGAAGGGTTAAAACCAAATACTATCACATACACTACCATGATTTCGGGACTCGCAAGGGTTGGGAACGTTCTCGAGGCAAAAGACCTCTTTGAGAGATTTAAGTCAAGTGGGGGCATACCTGATTCAGCTTGCTATAATGCTATGATTGAAGGATTAAGCAATGCCAATAAGGCAATGGATGCATATACACTTTTTGAGGAAACTCGACTTAAAGGCTGTCGTATATATAGTAAAACATGTGTTGTTCTTTTAGATGCTTTGCATAAGGTGGATTGTCTTGAGCAGGCAGCGATTGTTGGTGCTGTGTTGAGGGAAATGGCAAAGTCTCAACATGCAACAAGATTGTCTTGA
- the LOC114193276 gene encoding proteasome subunit beta type-7-B, with the protein MSPSLDLPPKGGFSFDLCRRNAMLESKGLKAPTFLKTGTTIVGLVFQDGVILGADTRATEGPIVADKNCEKIHYMAPNIYCCGAGTAADTEAVTDMVSSQLQLHRYHTGRESRVVTALTLLKKHLFNYQGHVSAALVLGGVDITGPHLHTIYPHGSTDTLPFATMGSGSLAAMSVFESKYKENLSRDEGIQIVVEAICAGIFNDLGSGSNVDVCVITKGNKDYLRNHLLPNPRTYVNPKGFEFPKKTEVLLTKITPLKEKVEVIEGDAMEE; encoded by the exons ATGTCTCCGTCGTTGGATCTTCCTCCCAAGGGTGGCTTCAGTTTTGATCTATGCCGAAGAAATGCAATGCTCGAAAGCAAGGGTCTCAAGGCCCCAACCTTCTTGAAAACTGGGACCACTATTGTCGGTTTAGTTTTTCAG GATGGAGTCATTCTTGGAGCTGATACTAGAGCAACTGAGGGACCTATAGTTGCTGATAAAAACTGTGAGAAAATTCATTATATGGCACCCAACATATATTGCTGTGGAGCAGGCACAGCTGCTGATACAGAGGCCGTAACAG ACATGGTTAGCTCACAGCTGCAACTACATCGTTATCACACTGGTCGAGAATCACGAGTTGTTACAGCTCTGACTCTTCTTAAAAAACACCTATTCAA TTATCAAGGTCATGTCTCCGCTGCTCTAGTGCTTGGTGGGGTTGATATCACTGGACCTCATTTGCATACA ATTTATCCTCATGGGTCTACTGACACCCTTCCATTTGCAACAATGGGATCAGGTTCACTTGCTGCAATGTCTGTATTTGAATCCAAGTACAAGGAAAATTTGAGT AGGGATGAAGGCATACAGATAGTTGTTGAGGCAATATGTGCTGGTATTTTTAATGACTTGGGAAGTGGAAGTAACGTTGATGTTTGTGTGATAACTAAG GGAAACAAGGACTATCTCAGGAACCACCTTCTACCAAATCCACGCACCTATGTCAATCCAAAAGGCTTTGAGTTCCCCAAAAAGACAG AGGTCCTCTTAACAAAAATTACCCCGTTGAAGGAGAAGGTTGAAGTGATTGAAGGGGATGCTATGGAAGAGTAA